In Sander vitreus isolate 19-12246 chromosome 4, sanVit1, whole genome shotgun sequence, the genomic stretch GAATTGTGGTGATGATAATGTATCTGCTTCAATCAAAGTGACAGTAAATCAGACACACTTAATTGTGGCATACAtttcaattcaaaatacaaaatctgATTTcagcttttagtttttttagaaTAATGCTGACAGGATGCATTTGGCAGAAATCTAAATTTCTCACACCCCTAGTGCTATAGGTTGCGGTTTCGTCTGTCAGAATGGAGGATTCGTCAGAGCAGTCCCACTGGGTGTCTCCAGCTCTGCTCAGCTCAGATCCTCTGGCTGGTTTCTCCACTGAGCCCGGCCTTCTTCCTccaggagaagaaggagaggcCTTTTTCTCAAGCCAGGACACAGACTACACCAGCCTGCCCTCTTTCTTCTCCAACCCGAGCTACAGCCGAGCGCCACCCACCTACAGACACAGCTCGGGTCAGTGCTGCCACCCACCGAAACCCATCAAATACATCTTCTCATCCACCTTCCAAATCATGATCTCACTTAATCTATTCTGTCCCACTTTCCAAAGTTCGACAGGTGTTCACCTCACCAAGCCTCCTCAGCAACCTGCAGCTGCTAGACGGGCCAGGCAGCCACTCCCTGAGCTCACCCTACAACCCCCCGGTCTCCACCTGGAGCAGCAGCCCCCTCAACAAGACCCCGCTTCACTCACACACCCCGACCTCCCTCTACACCCCCTGCGTCACTTCCTCCTTCACCACCTCCAGAGACGGATACTTTTCTCCGAGCAGAGAGGGCAGGGAGAGCCCCCGGCTTCAGGAGGCCCTGAAGGCCGAGCGCCTGAGCCCGTTGGGGGGGTCGGGGGCCAGCAGCAGTTTTATGAATCTGActcctgctgctggaaatgtGTACACTCCGTCATCCCACTCCCACCCACACATGCTTAGCCCCTACAGCACGTACATGACAGGTCCACAAGAGTACAACTCTGCTGCCCTGTACTCCAGCCCTGGAGCATGGATCAGCCCCTCATACTCCCCTAAACTTCGCAATAAAATGAGAATATCCACTCCAGGTGAGAATACACtaatatttggcattttctcTGATTTCAGATCAGTCAATAATCTAAGAATAAAGAAGTTTAAGATTGAAATTTCATTCTCAaccttggaaacagcagtttCACCACACAGTCCATTTAGATGAGTCATCCAGTCATGTTCAAAGAATCCACTTTGATTCTCAATTTTTAAGCCAACATGGACAAGAAGTGCATAGAAATTTGAACATCTGTAATGCCATGACAACTGGGCAAATTCATCTGCTGAGGAAGTtgattgaaagctccagaaggGCAAATAAACAGACTTAATGTGGTGACATGGTTGTGTCAAATAGACGATGAGTTAATTTAGTTCAATAATGAGATATTAACTATTCCCATATTAATAGTTTTTGCACAAAATGACATTTGCACATGATGCCATTTTTGAAGACAGAATCTGTTTCCAAATATTGCCTGATAAATTTCAAGGAGAATTTGTCTCTTAAATGTACAAGTAGCATTTTGCATAAACCCGTATACTAGCCCATAGAATGCAGTAATAATTGTGTACTTTTGAACAGAGGCCAGAGAGTGTGTTAACTGTGGAGCCACAGCTACCCCTCTGTGGCGTCGGGATGGTACGGGCCACTACCTGTGTAACGCCTGTGGACTGTACCACAAGATGAACGGCCAAAACAGACCACTAATCCGACCCAAGAAGAGACTGGTATAACCCACTGAGATGCACACTAAAACACCTTTTTGGGTGGCTAACTACACAGACACAATATGCTTTGTAAAATATTCAACAAAATACTAAACAATTGCCAAAGCAGTTTCAAAATCGTgctgatttattttctgtttcagattGTCAGCAAGCGGGCAGGTACACTGTGCGCCAACTGCCACACAAGCACAACGACACTGTGGAGACGCAACGCCAACGGAGAGCCTGTGTGTAATGCTTGTGGACTCTACTTTAAACTGCACAATGTGAGTCAGAGCAATCTGGATAAACTCATAGCTGTATAGCTTGGATTCCTTTATCCATGAACTACAGTACAACATTTTACCCCAAATCTGCTTGTAAATAAAAACTCTGATTTCGCTCTTTTCCCAGGTCAACCGGCCCCTCGCCATGAAGAAGGAAGGCATTCAAACGCGTAACAGAAAAGTGTCCAACAAGAACAAGAAGAGCAAGAAGGCCGCCATGTTCGAGTCGTACTCGGATGTGACTCAGCATCCTTCCGGGGACGACAATTGCGGGTCATTTTCCCTCGGCCCCGGGACTCTCCTCACCTACAGCAACACACCGCACCTGCATCCCTCCGCCTCCTTACAATACACACACCACCTCAACAATGGCATGATGCCCACCCTGGTGTGAAATAACAATAAAAGGACACCTGAAAGCTGGGTATATTCAGGAATCAGTACGCTTGCTTGCCagttatgtgtgtgaatttgtacATATATGTGTTTCTACGTTGGATGACTGGAGTTTTCTGTTCATTGTCACTGTATTTTAGTAGATATTATCTTGATCAAGTATGTTTGCAGTCAGATAAAATCACTCTACTGAGTTTGctgcacatgtaaacacactgaaaagGGGATTTTTTTCAGCTGTAAATACACTGACTGCCCAAGTCTTAATCCCTCGTCTATTATTCATAATGTGAAATCATACTTTGGTGTGTTATACAAGTCTCTTTTGTATTTGGAAAATTGATATTATACTGAAACCCTACAGaggaaataataaaatgtgtgaCTTATTCTGTTGGAGTTATGAAGGCTTTTGTCATTTGAATTCCCAGTTCATCCGTGACCTGACCACAGTAAAGCCTCCTGTGTGGGGTTATTGTACTCCCCTGCTCAGGTATAATAGTCTCTTTGTATAGACAATGCTTCACTTTGACAGTGTAATATAGGGTTTAGCAGGTATGCAAATTCTCCACGCTGCAGAAGTgacaaacattcaactaaagtGCAACACTTACGTCTGGGTTTTATATTTTGACTAAGTCCTGCCAGTTGATgagcaagacacacacacacacacacacacacacacaaggtcatgtttgtatttgttaCTACTCATCATTGTTTGTATGCTCATAAAAGGGGGGGATTTTTCATGTGTAAAAATTCCACTTTCATGCTTGAAAGGAAAGGTCAGAGGTTACAGTTACGATATGTTTCATGAAATCACTGAAAGCTGAAGACTCAAAGCATCTGGTCAGCAAGAGAAGACTAAATGCCTTAAGATGACctaaaataagtattttttttaaatataaagatcctgtacttgagtaaaagtagcaCTACCACCACCATTTTTTACAACCAAGTAAAAATACTTGTCAAATCCCAATCTTgtgaaaatattaaaagtattaccttaaaaatatataatatataaaaatatatgaagtatcaaatgtaaaattatttattataaagcagaACAGCCCTAGTCAGAGTTATATTATATAGTGcatcacattaatgttaattaTCACTTAtacaataaacattttttaaacttgagCTGGAACTTGATGTAGTGTTTAATCTGCAACAATGTATCAAATTCCAGTACAATATCTATTTTGTAAAAATTTAGCGGCGTAGAGGTTAAAAGtagcagaaaaagaaagaactcaactgaagtacagtacttgagtaaattgaATTtgctacattccaccactgttaatGAGTACAATACTCCAAATGACTTTTTCAGAGTATGTCTTACGTTTTGTCACATCATTTCTATGCCAGCAATTACTTGTATAGAGCAGACATGTAACTTTCTACAGTGATTGTTTATATCCAGGTAATCCCGCTCAATTAACCAGAGTAGCTGTTTCATACTGATCAAACTTGTGACCATGTCTTAGTAACTGATAACACTTTTCAGGGAATCTTCTTTGACAGGCAAACGATAACAATTCTTAAatgcacagaaacacatgaACTTTTCCTGTAAATGCTATTTCCTCAGTAGTGGCATTGTATTTAAAATGCCGGGCAGTAGTGCAATCAATAGTATGTATGTGCAGAGTAGTTTCTGAGCAGCAGGGCTGGTGTGGCTAGCGGACTGGGAGATGACTGATAGGTTATCACTGAGGCCACAGACTCCAAAACCATCCACCTGCTGCTGGCACCGCCATTCTCACACTCCCTGTCAGTTAGTCATTAAGGGGCACCATGTATACTTTAGGTAGGCCTATTAGGACATGACACCAACAAGAGTTCAAATAAATATATCATTGGTATCTGAAGGCAAAAAAGGACtgctgtaaaaatatatatctttattGGTTTTAGTTTTAAGGAAGACAAACATGTTATAAAAGAAAGCAGACATCAAGGAGAAATAAGACTTTCATTTATGCACGGCCCTGTAAACATCTGGGCTCGCCACCCACTCatgacacataacacacacagtcactccaATGGGTGTTGTGGTAAACCCACTCTGAGGCAGAAATATTAATTATAAGCATTTTGAACACCTGGGTAGAACAAAACCATTAAATAGGTAATGTTTTCTTCTTAGTGCTGCTTAATTTCAttagcagtcaaccatagttaTTATTAACTCGCCTGATTCCCCCAGGACCTTGATGGTGGGAACTGAATGTATTGATGCCCTGAAGTAACAGAGGGGTGTTCTATTTGAATCCATTTACCAGATTTGCCCACATTTACCCTAAATCACACTAAAGCAGAGAAACCTTCAAAATCAACATTGGTTTCCCTCCTTAAGAATGATCAGAATTTGTAAAACAATCATGAAACAAAtgattaagtttaaaaaaaaaaaaatttaaaaaaaagacatgaaatgtgaatttttttttaactgtatctaTTGCCTGTTTATCTGCTGCAGCCGCCAGCTCTGCTCTGGGGAAATGGCAACAAATGACAGGGAGAGATTAGCAACCACAGGCCTGCTCAAGTTCTCTCACAAGGCCATCCGCAGTCTCTCTCTTTGGCTCCTTTAgtgtttgtctcttttctcaTTCAGACTGTTTCATCCTGCAGAGCTGTACAATGTCTTTAGATATAGTAGAAACTCTTGTAACAGGGAATCAAGTGATTTGATAATGAGTTATCTTTGACACTAGATTATAAAAATCCTTGGGCAAATTCACATTTTGATTGTGTGTAATTTCAATGCATTTGATTCGATGCATCTCTAAAAGAACACTAATCAACACTGCACTGTTATATTTTCAGCCAGAAATAAACTAAACCTAAATGCAACTACCACAACTTGATGTACAGTATAGTATACTCCTTTTAAAACATGTGGTACAGGTGCACCCCCTAAAGGTAAGAATACAAAACTGCAGCTCCAGTCTTTCAACTGACACAGGAtgtaaaactctacacactGCAGTTTAGAGATAAcacacatttatgtgtgtgtcatg encodes the following:
- the gata1a gene encoding GATA binding protein 1a; its protein translation is MEDSSEQSHWVSPALLSSDPLAGFSTEPGLLPPGEEGEAFFSSQDTDYTSLPSFFSNPSYSRAPPTYRHSSVRQVFTSPSLLSNLQLLDGPGSHSLSSPYNPPVSTWSSSPLNKTPLHSHTPTSLYTPCVTSSFTTSRDGYFSPSREGRESPRLQEALKAERLSPLGGSGASSSFMNLTPAAGNVYTPSSHSHPHMLSPYSTYMTGPQEYNSAALYSSPGAWISPSYSPKLRNKMRISTPEARECVNCGATATPLWRRDGTGHYLCNACGLYHKMNGQNRPLIRPKKRLIVSKRAGTLCANCHTSTTTLWRRNANGEPVCNACGLYFKLHNVNRPLAMKKEGIQTRNRKVSNKNKKSKKAAMFESYSDVTQHPSGDDNCGSFSLGPGTLLTYSNTPHLHPSASLQYTHHLNNGMMPTLV